From one Magnolia sinica isolate HGM2019 chromosome 18, MsV1, whole genome shotgun sequence genomic stretch:
- the LOC131232827 gene encoding shaggy-related protein kinase NtK-1-like, translating into MASASVVPATGLRNTSGNAISMDRLPEEMNDMKIRDDKEMETAVVDGNGTETGHIIVTTIGCRNGQPKQMCISETVDDDSISVLEVPSWCMKAI; encoded by the exons ATGGCATCAGCTAGTGTGGTGCCTGCGACTGGATTGAGAAACACAAGTGGAAATGCTATCAGCATGGATAGGTTGCCTGAAGAAATGAATGATATGAAGATAAGGGATGACAAG GAAATGGAAACTGCTGTGGTCGATGGAAATGGCACAGAGACGGGTCATATAATCGTGACAACTATTGGGTGTAGAAATGGCCAACCAAAGCAG ATGTGTATTTCAGAAACAGTAGATGATGATAGTATTAGCGTGTTGGAAGTACCTAGCTGGTGCATGAAGGCAATATGA